A single genomic interval of Vibrio gallicus harbors:
- the fruA gene encoding PTS fructose transporter subunit IIBC → MKISIITACPSGVANSIIAAGLLDKAAQELGHDATIECRSTVIETQPLTEAQILESEVVVIAANTAVDTQHLIGKKVYEADISECASDAKAFLNKAISQASVLTQSNYVAPTATHSAGKAKKIVAITACPTGVAHTFMAAEALEEHGKRIGHTIKVETRGSVGAKNQLTAQEIADADLVIIAADIEVPLDRFDGKLLYKTSTGLALKKTEQEIENAFALATPYTHTASNNQANTADENKGAYKHLMTGVSHMLPVVVAGGLIIALSFIFGIEAFKEQGTLAESLMTIGGGSAFALMIPVLAGFIAFSIADRPGLAPGLIGGMLASSTGAGFLGGIAAGFIAGYCAKFIADKVKLPQSMQALKPILIIPFIASLFTGLVMIYVVGGPVAAIMAAMTDFLNNMGSANAVLLGIILGAMMCFDLGGPINKAAYTFGVGLLASQTYAPMAAIMAAGMVPALGMGLATFIARDKFEAGEREAGKASFVLGMCFISEGAIPFAAKDPMRVIPSCMIGGALTGAISMLVGAKLMAPHGGLFVLLIPGAITPVFMYLVAIAAGTAVTGISYAFLKRRAPSKQLATA, encoded by the coding sequence ATGAAAATTTCAATTATTACAGCCTGCCCTAGCGGCGTCGCAAACAGCATTATCGCAGCCGGATTGCTAGATAAGGCAGCACAGGAACTTGGACATGATGCAACAATTGAGTGCCGCTCAACTGTCATCGAAACTCAACCCCTGACAGAGGCTCAGATCCTAGAATCAGAGGTGGTGGTGATTGCAGCCAATACAGCGGTCGATACTCAACACCTAATCGGTAAAAAGGTCTACGAGGCGGATATTTCTGAGTGTGCCAGCGACGCCAAAGCATTTCTTAACAAAGCAATTTCACAAGCGAGCGTGCTGACCCAAAGCAATTATGTTGCGCCTACCGCTACACACTCTGCGGGTAAGGCAAAGAAGATTGTCGCGATTACCGCCTGTCCAACTGGCGTTGCCCACACCTTTATGGCTGCTGAGGCTTTAGAAGAACATGGCAAGCGTATAGGTCATACCATCAAGGTCGAAACGCGAGGTTCGGTTGGTGCTAAAAACCAACTAACTGCTCAGGAAATTGCCGATGCTGATCTGGTCATTATCGCAGCTGATATTGAAGTTCCCCTTGATCGCTTCGACGGTAAACTGCTTTACAAAACCAGCACAGGCCTAGCACTTAAGAAAACAGAACAAGAAATTGAGAATGCATTTGCCTTAGCTACTCCCTATACACACACGGCTAGCAATAACCAAGCGAACACGGCTGACGAGAACAAAGGAGCCTATAAGCACCTTATGACCGGTGTATCGCACATGCTTCCTGTTGTGGTTGCCGGTGGTTTGATCATCGCGCTATCGTTCATATTTGGTATTGAGGCATTTAAAGAGCAAGGAACACTGGCTGAATCACTCATGACCATAGGTGGTGGCAGCGCATTTGCGTTAATGATTCCGGTATTAGCCGGCTTTATAGCATTTTCTATTGCTGACCGCCCTGGCCTAGCTCCGGGTCTGATTGGTGGTATGCTAGCCAGCTCTACCGGCGCGGGTTTCCTAGGTGGTATTGCGGCGGGCTTCATTGCCGGTTACTGCGCAAAATTCATCGCCGATAAGGTAAAGCTTCCTCAATCAATGCAAGCCCTGAAGCCCATCCTCATCATCCCATTTATCGCGAGCTTATTTACTGGTCTGGTAATGATTTATGTTGTTGGTGGTCCGGTTGCAGCCATCATGGCGGCAATGACGGATTTTCTTAACAACATGGGCAGCGCAAATGCAGTCCTTCTTGGGATTATTCTAGGTGCAATGATGTGCTTTGACTTAGGTGGTCCGATAAACAAAGCTGCGTACACATTTGGTGTGGGTCTATTAGCTTCTCAAACATATGCCCCTATGGCGGCTATTATGGCAGCCGGCATGGTACCCGCGTTAGGCATGGGCTTGGCAACATTTATTGCTAGAGATAAATTTGAAGCAGGTGAACGTGAAGCAGGCAAAGCCTCATTTGTACTCGGTATGTGTTTTATCTCTGAAGGCGCGATCCCATTCGCAGCCAAAGACCCTATGCGAGTCATTCCGTCGTGCATGATTGGCGGCGCACTAACCGGCGCCATATCAATGCTAGTTGGTGCCAAGCTCATGGCACCACACGGTGGACTTTTTGTACTGCTCATTCCTGGTGCTATCACACCCGTATTTATGTATTTAGTCGCCATCGCCGCAGGCACTGCGGTAACTGGTATCAGTTATGCTTTCCTAAAGCGACGTGCGCCAAGTAAACAATTGGCAACCGCATAA
- the pfkB gene encoding 1-phosphofructokinase: protein MSSINKVVTITLNPALDLTGSLTTLNKGSVSLVDQGSLHAAGKGVNVARVLSDLGADVTVTGFLGRDNQDQFCRLFEEIGAHDRFIRVAGSTRINVKLVEDTGDVSDINFPGVEVNAKAIAQFESELNDLMQSHDYFVFAGSLPRGISAQQCADWIALLQHNGKRVLFDSSRDALAKGLDSKPWLIKPNDEELAEFVGHPLQSQQQCLQAAQSLASKGIANIVVSMGADGLLWLENNHCLQAKPPRMNVVSTVGAGDTLVAGLCWGHMQSLTKQELLSFATALSALAVSQVGVGVPSIDEVTSIQQQIQINELSH from the coding sequence ATGAGTTCAATAAATAAAGTCGTTACCATCACATTGAATCCAGCACTGGATTTAACCGGTAGCCTAACGACACTAAATAAAGGGTCGGTAAGCTTGGTTGATCAAGGCTCTCTGCACGCCGCGGGAAAAGGTGTCAACGTTGCTAGAGTGCTTAGTGACTTAGGCGCAGATGTCACTGTAACGGGATTTTTAGGCCGTGATAATCAAGACCAGTTCTGTCGGTTATTTGAAGAAATAGGCGCGCACGATAGATTTATCCGCGTCGCTGGTTCAACGCGCATCAACGTCAAACTGGTTGAAGATACAGGTGATGTGAGTGACATCAATTTCCCGGGCGTTGAAGTCAATGCTAAGGCGATAGCTCAGTTTGAATCCGAGCTTAATGACCTAATGCAATCTCATGATTATTTTGTGTTTGCTGGCAGCTTGCCTCGCGGTATCAGTGCACAACAATGTGCAGACTGGATTGCTCTTTTGCAACACAACGGCAAACGCGTGCTATTCGATAGCAGTCGTGATGCGTTGGCAAAAGGACTTGATTCCAAGCCTTGGCTTATCAAGCCCAATGATGAAGAGCTGGCTGAGTTTGTCGGTCACCCTTTACAAAGCCAGCAACAATGCTTACAAGCCGCACAGTCCCTTGCCAGCAAAGGCATCGCCAACATAGTGGTCTCCATGGGTGCGGATGGTCTGCTATGGCTAGAAAACAACCACTGCTTACAAGCCAAACCACCGCGCATGAATGTGGTAAGCACTGTAGGTGCCGGCGATACGCTAGTTGCCGGGCTATGTTGGGGACACATGCAATCACTGACCAAACAAGAATTACTCTCCTTTGCTACCGCACTTTCCGCACTGGCTGTGAGTCAAGTGGGTGTCGGCGTACCGAGCATTGATGAAGTGACATCTATACAACAACAAATACAAATAAATGAGCTGAGTCATTAG
- the fruB gene encoding fused PTS fructose transporter subunit IIA/HPr protein: MLQLHSDNIKLNQSSKDKLDAITAIAADLTTKGLVDDGYVDGMLNREAQNSTFLGNGIAIPHGTTDTRDLVQQTGVSVHHFPQGVDWGDGNTAYIAIGIAAKSDEHLAILKQLTKVLSADGIEHKLKQAKSESEIIALLNGEVQLEAEFDASLIQLNFPATDMVQLAAVAGGLLKNAGYAGPELVSDLVTKAPTHLGKGQWIVSSSKGVTRTAMAVVSTSNRCQLDGIPVHALIAFAACNNTHQQMLDKITELTFNQQQDKLLALSSEQLVALFTREHPITASTEDNIAVFRINNTHGLHARPGAMLVAEAKKFESTIRVSNLNGEDKSVNAKSLMKVIALGAKHGHELKFSAAGADADQALLAIGNAIASGLGEG; encoded by the coding sequence ATGCTTCAATTACACAGCGACAACATCAAACTTAATCAATCATCAAAGGATAAACTTGATGCCATTACAGCCATCGCCGCTGACTTAACCACAAAGGGTCTAGTGGATGACGGCTATGTCGATGGCATGCTAAATCGGGAAGCGCAAAACTCGACTTTTTTAGGAAATGGCATCGCCATTCCCCATGGCACTACCGATACTCGTGATCTCGTGCAACAGACTGGCGTATCAGTTCATCACTTTCCTCAAGGAGTCGACTGGGGTGACGGTAACACGGCCTACATCGCCATTGGTATTGCCGCTAAATCTGACGAGCACCTTGCAATTCTTAAGCAGTTAACCAAGGTGTTGTCTGCTGACGGTATAGAACACAAGCTCAAACAGGCAAAATCAGAAAGTGAGATCATTGCCTTACTTAACGGCGAGGTGCAACTGGAAGCGGAGTTTGATGCATCTCTAATTCAACTGAACTTCCCTGCCACTGATATGGTACAACTGGCAGCCGTTGCCGGGGGGCTACTAAAAAATGCCGGCTACGCAGGTCCGGAGTTGGTTTCAGATTTAGTGACTAAGGCACCCACCCACTTAGGTAAAGGCCAATGGATAGTTAGCAGCAGCAAAGGAGTTACTCGCACTGCCATGGCGGTGGTATCAACCAGCAATCGATGCCAATTAGACGGCATACCTGTACATGCACTTATCGCGTTCGCCGCTTGTAACAATACCCATCAGCAGATGCTAGACAAAATCACCGAGCTGACGTTTAACCAGCAGCAGGATAAATTGTTGGCATTATCAAGTGAACAGCTTGTCGCTCTATTTACCCGAGAGCACCCCATCACCGCTTCAACCGAGGACAACATAGCCGTATTTAGGATTAACAATACACACGGCCTGCACGCGCGCCCCGGCGCAATGCTGGTAGCAGAGGCTAAGAAGTTCGAATCCACTATTAGGGTATCGAATCTCAACGGTGAAGATAAAAGCGTTAACGCAAAGAGCTTGATGAAGGTTATCGCTTTGGGTGCCAAACACGGTCATGAATTGAAATTCTCCGCCGCCGGAGCTGATGCAGACCAAGCCCTTTTAGCGATTGGCAACGCCATCGCATCTGGACTGGGTGAAGGATAA
- the cra gene encoding catabolite repressor/activator, whose amino-acid sequence MTLDEIAKLAGVSKTTASYVINGKAQKYRISERTQKKVMAVVDQHNYRPDHAASSLRAGHSRSFGLIIPDLENTSYARIAKLLEQNSRKAGFQILIGCSDDDPHTEKLVAEALISRRIDALFVASAITDASEYYLPVQQRGTPVIAIDRSLDDEHFSCVISEDYDAAFELTNSVINANTTCIGLIGALPDLSISRERHLGYTNALKGAGVLSQVAYGEHFNNEEGKRLFAKWVEDDTIPDAVVTTSYTLLEGVLDVLIDKPQLMAKIKLGTFGDNRLLDFLPIKVNSLPQQFELICDSALALALNASAKRYNPGVELISRKIRIRG is encoded by the coding sequence ATGACGTTAGACGAAATAGCGAAGCTTGCTGGAGTGTCTAAGACAACCGCAAGCTACGTAATCAATGGCAAAGCGCAGAAGTACCGTATATCGGAAAGAACTCAAAAAAAGGTAATGGCGGTGGTTGACCAGCACAACTATCGACCTGACCACGCTGCATCGTCATTGCGTGCTGGGCATAGTCGTTCATTTGGTTTGATCATCCCTGATTTAGAAAACACCAGTTATGCTCGGATTGCAAAACTGCTGGAACAGAATTCCAGAAAAGCCGGATTTCAGATCTTAATCGGCTGTTCTGATGATGATCCACACACCGAGAAGTTGGTCGCGGAAGCTCTGATTTCACGTCGTATTGATGCGCTATTTGTGGCAAGTGCGATAACGGATGCCAGCGAATATTATTTGCCGGTTCAACAACGGGGTACTCCTGTGATTGCCATTGACCGTTCATTAGATGATGAGCACTTTAGTTGCGTCATCAGTGAGGACTATGACGCGGCCTTTGAACTGACTAACTCAGTGATTAACGCTAACACCACTTGCATAGGCTTAATAGGGGCACTGCCAGATCTGAGTATCTCTAGAGAGCGTCACTTAGGTTATACCAACGCGCTGAAAGGTGCTGGGGTGCTGTCTCAGGTAGCTTACGGTGAACACTTTAATAATGAAGAGGGGAAGCGATTGTTTGCCAAGTGGGTTGAGGACGATACGATTCCAGATGCTGTAGTGACTACATCTTATACCTTACTTGAAGGGGTGTTGGATGTACTTATTGACAAGCCACAATTGATGGCAAAAATTAAACTTGGCACCTTTGGTGACAACCGATTATTGGACTTCTTACCGATAAAGGTGAACTCATTGCCACAGCAGTTTGAGCTAATTTGTGATAGCGCGCTAGCGTTGGCCTTGAACGCCTCCGCTAAGCGTTATAATCCAGGTGTGGAACTCATTTCTAGAAAAATTCGGATTCGAGGTTAG
- a CDS encoding pyridoxal phosphate-dependent class III aminotransferase, producing MSSAFEFEMSTKEVGFSSDVPVVEGIYDLTPDQMLIEQAEHESEVRSYPRRLPLAIKRAYGALVEDTRGQMFLDCLAGAGTLALGYNHPEINLALKEQLESGLPYQTLDITTQAKDNFIKRVKSFLPESFSSNSAIQFCGPSGADAVEAAIKLAKQTKGRNTVFAFRGAYHGMTNGTMGMMGNLGTKARRTGLMSDVHFMPFPYNIRCPFGLGGEAGAKAGIRYIERLLNDDESGMMKPAAIFVEPVQGEGGVMPAPAAWLRELRRICDEHDILLVLDEIQCGVGKTGHRFAFEEAGIVPDILCLSKAIGGGLPMSLLVFKKEIDTWNAGEHTGTFRGNQLAMVTGAKALEIIERDGLVEHAATAGQYLREGLEAIQSKVNCVAEVRGKGLMLGMEIAKPSGELNKFGERAADGELTLAIQRAALERGLMVEKGGRDGSVIRFLPPLIISFKQIDFVLKTMEAAILAAGGSYTDPEPSNSEWKQHFIHTGAKGASEFAKVMHHTTESLKSVFEATDKPYSGLDPQQLQMAINGVDLSSGNRKLTEVVDQAAELVAKNSIMVQHPNCIAHLHTPPLMSAVAAEAIIAGLNQSMDSWDQASAATYVEQKVVDWMCEQYEMGDNADGIFTSGGTQSNQMGLMLARDWFADVTSGHSIQKLGNPDYFDKLRIVCSDKSHFTVQKAAAWMGLGEKSVVTVATHADGTINIEALSTALTDLIEQGLMPFAMVATAGTTDHGAIDNIDAMAQIAQQHNLWLHVDGAYGGALMLSSHKARLNGIQKADSVSVDFHKLFYQTISCGSLLIKDKSNFKYLLHHADYLNREHDELPNLVDKSIATTKRFDALKVYMTMQNVGPKTLGSMYDHLLEQTQAVAQLVRDHEMFDLLADPALSTILFRCKHLDESRLDKLNQKVRIEALVRGVAVLGETVVEGHSALKFTILNPCLTLSDFTTLLNDIDKLAVELAASGL from the coding sequence ATGAGCTCTGCATTTGAATTCGAAATGTCGACTAAAGAAGTTGGCTTCTCTAGTGACGTTCCTGTAGTTGAAGGTATTTATGACCTCACTCCAGACCAAATGTTAATTGAACAAGCTGAGCACGAATCCGAGGTTCGCTCTTATCCTCGTCGTCTTCCTTTGGCAATAAAGCGTGCATACGGTGCATTAGTAGAAGACACGCGCGGTCAAATGTTTTTAGATTGTTTAGCTGGAGCGGGTACTTTAGCTCTTGGCTACAATCACCCCGAGATTAATCTGGCTCTCAAAGAGCAGCTTGAAAGTGGTCTTCCATATCAAACCCTAGATATTACGACTCAAGCTAAAGATAACTTTATTAAGCGAGTGAAATCCTTCTTACCTGAGTCCTTTTCTAGCAATTCTGCAATCCAGTTTTGTGGTCCATCGGGCGCTGATGCGGTTGAAGCGGCGATTAAGCTTGCTAAGCAAACCAAAGGACGCAACACCGTATTTGCTTTCCGTGGCGCCTATCATGGTATGACCAACGGTACTATGGGCATGATGGGTAACCTGGGCACTAAAGCGCGCCGTACAGGACTTATGTCAGATGTGCACTTTATGCCATTTCCATACAATATTCGTTGCCCATTTGGCTTAGGTGGTGAAGCGGGTGCCAAAGCGGGTATTCGCTATATTGAGCGCCTGTTGAATGATGACGAGTCAGGCATGATGAAGCCTGCGGCTATTTTCGTTGAGCCAGTACAAGGTGAGGGCGGAGTAATGCCAGCACCTGCTGCTTGGTTGCGCGAGCTACGTCGCATTTGTGACGAGCACGACATCCTATTGGTGTTAGATGAAATTCAGTGCGGCGTTGGTAAAACAGGTCATCGTTTTGCGTTTGAAGAAGCCGGCATTGTGCCTGATATTCTATGTCTGTCTAAGGCGATTGGCGGCGGTTTACCAATGTCTCTTTTGGTGTTTAAAAAAGAGATTGATACGTGGAATGCGGGCGAACACACGGGGACATTCCGTGGTAATCAATTAGCTATGGTAACGGGTGCTAAGGCATTAGAGATTATCGAACGCGATGGTTTGGTCGAGCATGCTGCAACTGCTGGGCAGTATCTGCGTGAAGGCTTAGAAGCTATCCAAAGCAAGGTGAACTGCGTAGCGGAAGTGCGTGGCAAAGGCTTGATGCTGGGTATGGAGATAGCCAAGCCAAGTGGCGAGCTGAATAAGTTTGGTGAACGCGCCGCTGATGGTGAGCTTACGCTTGCGATTCAACGTGCGGCCTTAGAGCGCGGTCTTATGGTTGAGAAAGGTGGACGTGATGGAAGCGTGATTCGTTTCTTGCCGCCATTGATTATTAGCTTTAAACAGATCGATTTTGTACTTAAGACCATGGAAGCGGCAATTCTGGCGGCAGGTGGCTCTTATACTGATCCTGAGCCAAGCAATAGTGAGTGGAAACAACACTTTATTCACACCGGCGCAAAGGGTGCATCTGAATTTGCAAAAGTGATGCACCATACTACTGAATCACTAAAATCGGTGTTTGAAGCAACAGATAAGCCATATTCGGGTCTAGACCCACAACAGCTACAAATGGCTATCAATGGTGTTGATTTGAGTTCTGGAAATCGAAAGTTAACCGAGGTTGTGGATCAAGCCGCTGAATTGGTCGCTAAAAATTCGATTATGGTTCAGCATCCAAATTGCATTGCTCACCTGCATACACCACCACTTATGTCAGCAGTTGCCGCCGAAGCGATAATCGCTGGCCTCAATCAATCTATGGATTCATGGGACCAAGCATCGGCTGCAACCTATGTTGAGCAAAAGGTTGTTGATTGGATGTGTGAGCAGTATGAGATGGGTGACAATGCTGATGGTATCTTTACCAGTGGTGGCACCCAGAGTAACCAAATGGGCTTAATGCTAGCCCGAGACTGGTTTGCAGATGTAACTAGTGGGCACTCTATTCAGAAACTAGGCAACCCAGATTATTTCGATAAATTGCGCATTGTGTGCTCTGATAAATCCCATTTTACGGTACAAAAAGCGGCAGCATGGATGGGGCTGGGTGAGAAATCAGTGGTTACGGTAGCGACTCATGCTGATGGTACCATCAATATTGAGGCTCTATCGACAGCGCTTACAGACCTCATTGAACAAGGCTTAATGCCATTTGCTATGGTTGCCACTGCAGGCACAACGGATCACGGCGCAATTGATAACATCGATGCGATGGCGCAAATCGCACAGCAACACAACTTATGGTTACATGTAGACGGCGCCTATGGCGGAGCGCTGATGTTAAGCAGTCATAAGGCGCGCTTAAATGGAATCCAAAAAGCGGATTCGGTTTCGGTGGACTTTCACAAGTTGTTTTATCAAACAATCTCATGTGGTTCTTTGTTAATAAAAGATAAGTCCAACTTTAAGTATCTGCTGCATCATGCGGATTATCTAAACCGTGAGCACGATGAGTTACCAAATTTGGTCGATAAATCGATAGCCACAACCAAGCGTTTTGATGCCTTAAAAGTCTATATGACCATGCAAAATGTTGGGCCAAAAACCCTCGGTAGTATGTATGATCATCTGCTTGAGCAAACACAAGCTGTGGCACAGCTTGTACGTGACCATGAGATGTTTGACCTATTAGCTGACCCAGCACTTTCAACGATTCTGTTCCGTTGTAAGCATCTTGATGAATCACGCTTAGATAAGCTAAATCAAAAGGTTCGTATTGAAGCTCTAGTACGTGGTGTGGCTGTTTTGGGTGAAACAGTCGTAGAAGGCCACTCGGCGCTTAAGTTTACTATCTTAAATCCTTGTCTGACCTTGTCAGATTTTACAACGCTTTTAAACGATATTGATAAGCTAGCCGTTGAGCTAGCAGCCTCTGGACTATAA
- a CDS encoding carboxynorspermidine synthase, with translation MAVLQIGAGGVGWVVAHKAAQNNDVLGDITIASRTVAKCDKIIDSIKGKNNLKDPSKKLESCAVDADDVAALVALINDVKPDLVINAGPPWVNITIMEACLQAKVSYLDTSVAVDLCSEGQQVPQAYDWQWGFRDKFKQAGITGILGAGFDPGVVSVFAAYAVKHLFDEIETIDVMDVNAGDHGKKFATNFDPETNMLEIQGDSFYWENGEWKQVACHTRMFEFDFPNCGSHKVYSMAHDEVRSMQEFIPAKRIEFWMGFGDTYLNYFNCMRDIGLLSPDPVTLHNGTVVQPLHVLKALLPDPTSLAPGYTGKTCIGTWVRGIKDGKARSVFIYNNADHEVAYEDVEHQAISYTTGVPAITAALQYFRGKWAEAGVFNMEQLDPDPFLETMPEIGLDWHVEELSPETTPDIKILK, from the coding sequence ATGGCAGTTTTGCAAATCGGCGCTGGTGGTGTTGGTTGGGTTGTGGCTCACAAGGCAGCTCAAAACAACGACGTTCTCGGTGATATCACCATCGCATCTCGAACTGTAGCGAAATGTGACAAGATCATTGACTCTATCAAGGGTAAAAATAATCTCAAAGACCCATCTAAAAAGTTAGAGTCTTGCGCAGTAGATGCGGATGATGTTGCCGCGTTAGTTGCGCTTATCAATGATGTGAAACCAGACTTGGTTATCAATGCGGGTCCTCCATGGGTGAACATCACGATCATGGAAGCGTGCTTACAGGCTAAGGTTTCTTATCTTGATACCTCAGTTGCCGTTGACCTTTGTTCAGAAGGGCAGCAAGTACCTCAGGCTTATGATTGGCAGTGGGGTTTCCGTGACAAATTTAAGCAAGCGGGCATCACTGGTATTTTAGGCGCGGGTTTTGATCCTGGCGTTGTGAGTGTATTTGCAGCTTACGCGGTTAAACATTTATTCGATGAAATCGAAACCATTGATGTTATGGACGTCAATGCAGGCGATCATGGTAAGAAATTTGCAACCAACTTCGACCCTGAAACCAATATGCTAGAGATCCAAGGGGATTCATTCTATTGGGAAAATGGCGAGTGGAAACAGGTAGCTTGCCATACGCGCATGTTTGAGTTTGACTTCCCAAATTGCGGTAGCCACAAGGTTTACTCAATGGCGCACGATGAAGTACGTTCAATGCAGGAGTTCATTCCGGCAAAACGCATCGAATTCTGGATGGGCTTTGGTGATACTTACCTAAATTACTTTAACTGCATGCGTGATATTGGCTTGTTAAGCCCTGATCCTGTGACTTTACACAATGGCACAGTGGTTCAACCATTACACGTACTCAAAGCACTGCTTCCTGATCCAACCTCGTTGGCACCAGGTTATACGGGCAAAACCTGTATCGGTACTTGGGTTCGTGGTATTAAAGATGGTAAAGCGCGTAGCGTATTTATTTATAATAATGCCGATCACGAAGTGGCTTATGAAGATGTGGAGCACCAAGCCATCTCTTATACCACTGGTGTCCCAGCTATCACGGCTGCACTGCAATACTTCCGTGGTAAATGGGCAGAGGCGGGCGTGTTCAACATGGAACAGCTTGACCCTGACCCATTTCTTGAGACCATGCCTGAGATTGGTCTAGATTGGCATGTTGAAGAGCTGTCACCGGAAACCACACCGGATATCAAGATCCTAAAATAA
- the nspC gene encoding carboxynorspermidine decarboxylase has product MHHSDLRTPFFMIDEAKLVQNLEIAKRLKELSGVKLVLALKCFSTWGVFDIIKPYLDGSTSSGPYEVKLGYETFGGETHAYSVGYTEQDVIEVADICDKMIFNSQSQLAHYRHLVEGKASIGLRLNPGVSVAGQDLANPARKYSRLGVQAQQIDPQVFQSLEGVMFHMNCENKSADSFIGLLDYISEQFGAYLDKMEWVSLGGGVFFTWPGYELEKLATALKAFSDKHAVQLYLEPGEAIITQTTDLVVTVVDIVENEKKTAIVDSATEAHRLDTLIYDEPASIREASDGANHHYVIGSCSCLAGDQFCEAEFDKPLDIGQRLHIMDSAGYTMVKLNWFNGIKMPSIYCQRSSGEVVKLNEFDYRDFKRSLSQWSVS; this is encoded by the coding sequence ATGCATCATTCTGATTTGCGCACCCCATTCTTCATGATTGATGAAGCAAAACTGGTCCAAAACCTAGAAATCGCCAAGCGCTTGAAAGAGCTGTCAGGTGTGAAACTGGTACTGGCTCTGAAGTGTTTTTCAACATGGGGTGTATTCGATATTATCAAGCCTTACCTCGATGGAAGTACTAGCAGTGGACCGTATGAGGTTAAACTTGGCTACGAAACCTTTGGTGGTGAGACGCACGCTTATAGTGTCGGTTATACCGAACAAGATGTGATTGAAGTGGCCGATATCTGCGACAAGATGATCTTTAATTCTCAGAGTCAATTGGCTCATTATCGCCATCTAGTGGAGGGTAAAGCTTCTATCGGCTTACGCCTAAATCCAGGGGTGAGTGTGGCCGGGCAAGATCTAGCCAACCCTGCACGTAAATATTCACGCCTTGGAGTGCAAGCGCAGCAAATTGACCCTCAAGTTTTTCAAAGCCTAGAGGGTGTGATGTTCCACATGAACTGTGAGAACAAGAGTGCGGACTCTTTTATCGGTTTATTGGATTATATCTCTGAACAATTTGGCGCTTATCTCGATAAAATGGAGTGGGTGAGTCTTGGTGGCGGAGTGTTCTTTACGTGGCCGGGCTATGAGCTTGAAAAACTCGCCACCGCATTGAAGGCGTTTTCTGATAAACATGCGGTGCAGCTGTATCTTGAACCAGGAGAGGCTATCATTACCCAAACTACAGACCTTGTGGTTACGGTGGTCGATATCGTTGAGAATGAAAAGAAAACTGCGATTGTTGATTCAGCAACAGAGGCGCATCGCCTTGATACCCTTATTTATGATGAGCCCGCTTCTATTCGTGAGGCCAGTGATGGGGCAAATCACCATTATGTGATTGGTTCATGCTCTTGTTTAGCGGGCGATCAATTCTGTGAAGCTGAGTTCGATAAGCCTTTAGATATTGGTCAGCGTTTACATATTATGGATAGTGCAGGCTATACCATGGTGAAGCTCAATTGGTTTAACGGCATCAAGATGCCATCTATTTACTGTCAACGCAGTAGTGGCGAGGTAGTTAAGCTAAACGAGTTTGAT